Proteins co-encoded in one Theileria equi strain WA chromosome 3, complete sequence genomic window:
- a CDS encoding WD domain, G-beta repeat domain-containing protein (encoded by transcript BEWA_006150A) — MTSSLGNNKDMGENGLSSFEILVSGEELILDDEVGITPLKATTLASNIAGSCIFSGSSDGALRCIDFSRWESGGFGPLWSKTLEQSVASVAVSNDDSVIAVASGNMLHFYTDGGDFVVNSTKGDMYLVDARKTKGHTSAVTCVSGDPYLSNIFASGSLDGTVRLFDLESGREGVSLSVNSKQIYLPKTNKGGRIPIHSICYAQSAGKSQIIGGTDKGGLFTWDCRTSQCTSTLDAHASLISCILASDDAKLVTRSYDSVKLWDIRSMKRSVEEITVEGDNTNQSIALSPDNKHLAVTEVLPINPKNLREGFKGGVQIFNVGDFTRVENKRLKSPPGPIAWAHDTGQLFSICLDGKIWARCGSNVCGAMYASRAKATVTKRNQYSSVTNVSAKLESYAIDDLPDDLVECDDGILRRKRTRKVFDKTGSNRGQTEDPLKLGQTPISYEDEDIVAKLRTMQSESDNIDKSAEKSGIQKIPYNADKFMAMYKKTQPNLILDFAKPETVEENMLLGVRKCPRCGIKICQCGYMDMKK, encoded by the coding sequence ATGACTTCTTCACTAGGAAATAATAAGGATATGGGTGAAAATGGATTATCTTCCTTTGAGATACTGGTTTCTGGTGAAGAGCTAATTTTAGACGATGAAGTTGGTATTACACCTTTAAAAGCAACCACCTTGGCTTCAAACATTGCAGGATCTTGTATATTTAGTGGCTCATCTGATGGAGCTTTAAGATGTATAGACTTTTCCAGATGGGAAAGTGGAGGATTTGGTCCCCTATGGTCGAAGACACTGGAACAGTCGGTCGCATCAGTTGCAGTTAGCAATGATGACAGTGTTATCGCAGTAGCCTCTGGGAATATGCTACATTTCTACACAGATGGAGGTGATTTCGTGGTAAATAGCACCAAGGGAGATATGTATCTTGTGGATGCAAGAAAAACGAAGGGTCATACCTCGGCTGTTACTTGTGTTTCAGGTGACCCATATCTGTCTAATATATTTGCATCTGGGTCTTTGGATGGTACTGTTCGTCTTTTTGATTTGGAATCTGGTAGAGAGGGTGTTTCACTATCTGTAAACTCAAAGCAGATATACCTTCCTAAGACAAACAAAGGTGGAAGAATACCTATACATTCCATATGTTATGCCCAATCCGCTGGAAAATCACAGATAATTGGAGGAACTGACAAGGGTGGACTTTTTACATGGGATTGTAGAACATCGCAGTGTACATCTACTTTGGACGCGCATGCTTCCTTAATAAGTTGCATACTTGCATCTGACGATGCCAAGTTGGTTACCAGAAGTTATGACTCTGTAAAATTGTGGGATATTCGTTCTATGAAGCGTTCTGTAGAAGAAATAACGGTTGAAGGTGATAATACAAATCAAAGTATAGCATTGAGTCCAGACAATAAACATCTTGCTGTAACAGAAGTCTTGCCAATTAACCCAAAAAATCTCAGAGAAGGATTTAAGGGAGGTGTACAAATCTTTAATGTTGGTGATTTTACTAGGGTagaaaataaaaggctAAAATCTCCGCCAGGACCGATAGCGTGGGCACATGATACTGGACAGCTATTTTCAATATGTTTAGATGGAAAAATTTGGGCTAGATGCGGAAGTAATGTTTGCGGTGCAATGTACGCTTCCAGGGCTAAAGCAACTGTAACAAAGAGAAATCAGTATTCTTCTGTCACAAATGTGTCGGCTAAACTTGAATCGTATGCTATTGATGATCTACCAGATGACCTCGTGGAGTGTGATGACGGTATATTGCGTAGGAAGAGAACTCGTAAAGTATTTGATAAGACGGGATCTAATAGAGGACAGACAGAGGATCCATTAAAACTCGGTCAAACCCCGATTAGTTACGAGGACGAAGATATTGTCGCCAAGTTGCGCACTATGCAATCTGAAAGTGACAATATTGATAAGTCTGCAGAGAAGTCTGGAATACAGAAAATACCTTATAATGCCGACAAATTCATGGCAATGTACAAGAAAACCCAACCTAACCTTATATTGGACTTTGCAAAGCCAGAAACTGTAGAGGAGAACATGCTACTTGGTGTAAGGAAATGTCCAAGATGTGGAATAAAAATATGCCAATGTGGTTATATGGATATGAAGAAGTGA
- a CDS encoding hypothetical protein (encoded by transcript BEWA_006160A) — protein sequence MVNKYSPSLKVLRRIKPDLEHIFWDSQSTCDTTESSEGTSPSNITLGEILDLKFVLSNGTKSKFSEVTLKVEIAMELANHEPEVAVLFEDLVLSPDETPSETDFSYTFERISQYRMTISLCYKTEKSATGTIGKVHTWQCGNPLLLNHKAVVLPDGRTYLETKVDNHSECEITLSNMRLINKADEICLFPMNKSENKGNNIYNIFPGGSYSIIFSKEYPKNHFDDFHVSFAWKSSTNESGSITSKVDAFNRNNKIVYKVIRCPSIVKINEPFNLQISVENTSSSPLNCSIKLDEKLLKPFFAQINDTLEVGKVINDEQKIVDIPLLCTSNGLCNVRGIEIHCGESIVSVDTVEILVL from the exons ATGGTGAATAAATATTCTCCTTCTTTAAAGGTATTACGCCGTATTAAACCAGACTTAGAACATATCTTCTGGGATAGCCAAAGTACCTGTGATACAACTGAATCAAGCGAGGGT ACATCTCCCAGTAATATCACATTAGGTGAAATATTGGACTTGAAATTTGTTCTCAGCAATGGTACCAAAAGTAAGTTTTCGGAAGTAACACTCAAG GTCGAAATTGCTATGGAATTAGCTAATCATGAACCTGAAGTGGCTGTTCTCTTTGAAGATTTAGTACTCAGCCCTGATGAAACACCAAGTGAAACTGATTTTAGTTACACATTTGAGCGTATATCGCAATATAG AATGACAATTTCTCTTTGCTACAAAACGGAGAAGTCGGCAACGGGTACCATAGGCAAGGTCCACACTTGGCAGTGTGGTAATCCTCTCTTATTGAATCACAAAGCCGTTGTACTTCCAGATGGAAGAACATACTTGGAAACCAAAGTCGATAATCATTCGGAATGTGAAATTACACTGAGCAACATGCGATTGATCAATAAGGCAGATGAAATCTGTCTATTTCCCATGAATAAATCGGAGAATAAAGGCAATAATATCTACAATATTTTTCCGGGTGGTTCTTACAGtataattttttcaaaggaatatccaaaaaatcattttgatgattttcATGTATCATTCGCTTGGAAATCAAGTACCAATGAAAGTGGCTCTATAACATCTAAAGTAGACGCATTTAATAGAAACAACAAGATTGTATACAAGGTTATCAGATGTCCCAGTATTGTAAAG ATCAACGAACCCTTCAATCTCCAAATATCTGTCGAGAATACAAGTAGTTCTCCGCTAAACTGTAGCATAAAACTTGACGAGAAACTTCTAAAGCCATTTTTTGCCCAAATAAATGATACGCTG GAGGTTGGAAAAGTCataaatgatgaacaaAAGATCGTAGATATTCCTCTATTATGTACATCCAATG GACTATGCAATGTTCGTGGTATAGAAATACATTGTGGAGAGTCTATAGTTTCCGTAGATACTGTAGAAATCCTTGTATTATAG
- a CDS encoding micro-fibrillar-associated protein 1 C-terminus domain-containing protein (encoded by transcript BEWA_006170A) has product MSTLELFRVLGEDANRKPSPPRHILKKRKASQAPRVQRYWPGKAPEYGNDDESLSENSDDDYQQSTTLVETEPDRRILRYNTTKVEESVDISERIKSRRAQVETIIITEANTKPEVEEIKVEQEPVNLNERENNRLLMRQRALEYRKKEEETLIRKVSDSESDEDEDDLDHYNDDVHESSSLPMTKPVFVPKNKRLTVIEKEEIKKEEQEKIENEKKRLMERKNQTKELLVKKLAEAEYQEDEEKETELIDDTDTLDEKEYELWKIRELKRIIRDREERDAHRKLEEEIERRRNMTEEEREKDNEIIDAGKVKVERGKLRFLQKYYHKGAFFMDKLDDKSEPLYARDFNAPTAEDCIDKSLLPKAMRVRRGLFGKQGQVKHTHLADVDTTNHDMPWSKPLKKFTPAGTKQQFDRPSRKAL; this is encoded by the exons ATGAGTACCCTTGAACTATTTCGTGTTCTTGGTGAAGATGCTAACCGGAAGCCGTCGCCACCAAGgcatattttaaagaagcGTAAAGCATCGCAAGCTCCGAGGGTTCAGAGGTATTGGCCgggaaaa GCTCCAGAGTATGGAAACGATGATGAATCTCTTAGTGAAAACTCAGATGATGATTATCAACAATCTACGACTCTTGTAGAAACAGAACCGGATCGTAGGATCCTTAGATACAACACAACAAAAG TTGAAGAATCGGTGGATATAAGTGAACGTATTAAGAGCAGAAGGGCTCAGGTGGAGACTATAATCATTACAGAAGCAAACACCAAACCAGAG GTTGAGGAGATAAAGGTAGAACAAGAGCCTGTAAATTTGAATGAAAGGGAAAATAATAGGCTTTTGATGAGACAACGTGCTCTagaatatcgcaaaaaagaagaagaaaccCTGATAAGAAAAGTATCAGATAGTGAAagtgatgaagatgaagacGATTTGGACCATTACAATGACGACGTTCATGAGTCAAGTTCCCTTCCAATGACAAAACCTGTATTCGTTCCAAAAAATAAGAGATTAACAGTCatagaaaaggaagagattaagaaagaagaacaagaaaagatagaaaatgaaaagaaacGACTAATGGAAAGGAAAAATCAGACAAAGGAGCTCCTTGTAAAAAAACTAGCTGAAGCTGAATATCAAGAAGACgaagaaaaggaaacgGAACTTATTGATGATACGGATACACTTGACGAAAAAGAATACGAGCTATGGAAAATCCGAGAACTAAAGAGGATAATTAGAGATCGTGAAGAAAGAGATGCACATAGAAAACTGGAGGAAGAAATTGAGAGAAGACGTAACATGACAGAAGAGGAACGTGAAAAGGATAACGAAATAATAGATGCTGGAAAAGTCAAGGTTGAAAGAGGAAAATTGAGATTCTTGCAAAAGTATTACCACAAGGGTGCATTCTTTATGGATAAACTCGACGATAAATCAGAACCTCTTTATGCCAGAGATTTTAACGCTCCAACTGCAGAGGATTGTATAGACAAATCGCTACTTCCCAAGGCTATGAGGGTTAGGAGAGGTTTATTTGGAAAGCAAGGACAAGTTAAGCATACCCATCTGGCAGATGTCGACACCACAAATCACGATATGCCGTGGAGTAAAcctttgaaaaaatttACACCAGCAG GTACAAAACAACAATTTGACAGACCTTCCAGGAAGGCACTATAA
- a CDS encoding hypothetical protein (encoded by transcript BEWA_006180A), giving the protein MENPMCLPGKDTKYCFRAQNIGPQKTCRRFIDNKRSLKPSGNGETKCLCRLCQLSELKENSDTTATNLSKLCSIIGNLTHNIKVEKNSLKEVTYTDTTETLSLVSLDLWNSLEWFVDILDNLNRLEALGLGLRYRIKLLNQVSTNDKEADYLQQWIKFETTFRDANNAIYTTYKMLDKLESRLHLIRINSLKALKNRNNDTNTRYRDEFNLQVSSNSDIAKDYSTLSDIWDLKFNDFRTENTRNFHRFTLDVINQLKRVYPDVELYSFYHDSTRSCLRVIQAPAYTTDPFQTSDEDKVPDKTDLFRLYNEESVPAEDSDSYISRITDLNNRLLPKLVKCVTKLPILTETYMNASLYQALGPSDPESHSNTHSTEFRTLGYESTNKPDSADMKLQEPIENTFHTQLARIFSRTGLEIVDSLRCTFGSSKGMRKTIIFSQGMIKDLFISTFSNGIKNHTDTAEQSKRSEMAMNIKYSKNIGLITMDLASGEIDKLIQNHLPSFKWSPLLPSNYIDLYKPSENIVAGGPDVNDLFLYTLQGNGDGSRYLDYSTVEEGLWKQRIFTFKKLNEQHIRNILRRRNMKNIIEYDSSDTIAYDNFIPFKVTSNFQNYIPIKYSIKQKNDINGSWITSLSDSKIFNDYSADIHVEVENELYPGMYFFGNRRLNALILPIHKDEIENNPTFRSIMEISRYKTDFMFPSLLSQVAAWKDKLGDKKPSPGSFFVTYHTNLCLGMLSTHQIDQWDKISISMIFHLVSCDTNIDDNTDPIDYAENPENILSEIERIKPILHGLDNILEFCNRYKITTLTIPAALKCCYKINKTIVSDSMLKLQSNQTLDCNRDYTRCLAIVSHLATKFNKCSDSLKYVNLVFPSYLKETLLPKMASNIFSGRVNTF; this is encoded by the coding sequence ATGGAGAATCCGATGTGTTTACCCGGGAAAGACACAAAATATTGTTTTAGAGCTCAGAATATTGGCCCGCAAAAGACCTGTAGAAGATTTATTGACAATAAACGGTCGCTAAAGCCGAGTGGTAACGGTGAAACGAAGTGTTTATGTCGTTTGTGTCAGTTGAGTGAATTAAAAGAAAATTCTGATACAACTGCAACTAACTTAAGTAAGCTTTGTAGCATTATTGGTAACTTAACACATAATATAAAGGTTGAAAAAAACTCTCTGAAGGAAGTAACATATACCGACACAACAGAAACACTCTCATTGGTTAGTTTGGATCTCTGGAACTCACTAGAGTGGTTCGTGGATATACTTGATAATCTTAACAGATTGGAAGCCTTAGGACTAGGACTTAGGTATAGAATCAAATTGTTAAATCAGGTATCTACAAATGACAAGGAAGCTGATTATTTGCAACAATGGATAAAATTTGAAACAACATTTAGGGATGCTAACAATGCAATCTATACAACATATAAAATGCTGGATAAATTAGAAAGTAGGTTGCATCTTATTAGAATAAATTCCCTCAAGGCCTTAAAAAACAGAAACAACGATACAAATACACGTTATAGGGATGAGTTCAACTTGCAAGTTTCTTCCAACTCAGATATAGCAAAAGATTATTCTACCCTTTCAGATATATGGGATTTAAAGTTTAACGATTTTCGCACCGAAAATACTCGTAATTTTCATCGGTTTACCCTTGATGTTATCAATCAACTAAAAAGAGTATATCCTGATGTTGAATTGTATAGTTTTTACCATGACAGTACCAGGTCTTGTTTAAGGGTGATACAGGCACCAGCATATACTACAGACCCTTTTCAAACATCAGATGAAGACAAAGTTCCCGATAAAACAGATCTTTTCCGACTGTATAATGAGGAATCAGTGCCTGCAGAGGATAGTGATAGCTATATATCTAGAATAACGGATTTGAACAATCGTTTACTACCAAAGTTGGTTAAATGTGTGACAAAATTACCAATATTAACTGAAACCTATATGAATGCCTCATTATATCAGGCCTTAGGGCCTTCAGATCCGGAATCGCATTCTAATACACATAGTACGGAATTTCGTACCTTGGGATATGAATCCACCAATAAACCTGATTCAGCAGATATGAAATTGCAAGAACCAATTGAAAATACTTTCCATACACAACTCGcaagaatattttcaagGACAGGCCTTGAGATTGTGGATAGCCTACGGTGTACATTTGGGAGTTCAAAAGGTATGAGGAAAACAATTATTTTTTCACAGGGTATGATCAAAGATTTATTTAtatcaaccttttcaaacgGAATCAAGAATCATACAGATACTGCAGAGCAATCAAAGCGGTCAGAAATGGCTATGAACATAAAATACAGCAAAAATATAGGTTTGATTACAATGGATTTGGCTTCTGGAGAAATTGATAAATTAATACAGAATCATTTACCTTCGTTCAAGTGGTCCCCCTTACTTCCTAGCAACTATATTGACTTATACAAACCAAGTGAAAATATTGTTGCGGGTGGACCAGATGTGAATGATCTATTTCTATATACTTTGCAGGGTAATGGAGATGGCAGTCGTTATTTGGATTATAGTACGGTTGAAGAGGGCCTATGGAAACAGAGAATATTCACATTTAAGAAACTAAATGAGCAGCATATAAGAAATATACTAAGAAGGAGaaatatgaaaaatataatagaATATGACTCCAGTGATACAATAGCGTACGACAACTTTATACCATTTAAGGTAACATCAAACTTTCAGAACTACATACCGATAAAGTACAGCATAAAACAAAAAAATGACATCAACGGATCATGGATTACGTCTTTGTCGGATAGCAAAATATTTAATGATTATAGCGCTGACATCCACGTTGAGGTTGAAAATGAACTATATCCTGGTATGTATTTTTTTGGCAATCGCAGGCTGAACGCTTTGATTTTACCAATACACAAAGACGAAATAGAAAACAATCCTACTTTTAGGAGTATTATGGAAATTTCTAGGTATAAAACAGACTTTATGTTTCCAAGTTTATTGAGTCAAGTTGCTGCATGGAAAGATAAATTAGGCGATAAGAAGCCATCACCTGGATCATTCTTTGTTACATATCATACCAATCTTTGTCTAGGAATGCTTAGCACGCACCAAATAGATCAGTGGGATAAAATATCGATATCAATGATATTTCATTTGGTATCATGTGATACAAATATAGATGATAATACCGATCCTATTGACTACGCTGAGAAtccagagaatatattATCGGAAATAGAACGAATTAAACCTATATTGCATGGATTGGATAACATATTGGAGTTTTGTAATCGTTACAAAATAACAACTTTGACAATTCCAGCTGCTCTAAAATGTTGTTACAAGAtaaataaaacaatagTAAGCGATAGTATGCTCAAGCTACAGTCTAATCAAACATTGGACTGTAACAGAGATTATACAAGGTGTCTTGCTATCGTTTCACATTTGGCTACTAAGTTTAATAAATGCAGTGATTCACTCAAATACGTTAATCTCGTATTTCCTTCGTATCTAAAAGAAACACTTTTGCCTAAAATGGCAtccaatatattttcaggTCGTGtaaacacattttaa
- a CDS encoding LSM domain-containing protein (encoded by transcript BEWA_006190A), with protein sequence MSIGIPVKLLYEGIGHIVTAELQNSQLYRGTLTNVEDNMNCLLEGVTLTMKDGKTLALEQVYLRGSQIRFMVFPDMLRHAPMFKQNAKDRSKHAVLPQMRVPVPVRPGIPSHVPMGVMGRP encoded by the exons ATGTCAATTGGAATCCCAGTAAAGCTTCTGTACGAAGGTATAGGTCATATTGTTACAGCAGAACTTCAAAATTCACAATTATACAGAGGAACCCTG ACAAATGTGGAAGATAACATGAATTGTCTCCTGGAAGGCGTTACTCTCACCATGAAAGATGGCAAAACACTGGCCCTAGAG CAAGTATACTTGAGAGGAAGTCAGATTCGCTTCATGGTTTTCCCAGATATGCTTAGACATGCTCCCATGTTCAAGCAGAACGCCAAGGATCGTTCTAAACACGCGGTCCTCCCACAAATGCGGGTACCAGTACCAGTTAGGCCTGGAATCCCTTCCCACGTTCCAATGGGTGTTATGGGAAGGCCGTAG
- a CDS encoding hypothetical protein (encoded by transcript BEWA_006200A), giving the protein MEKPGFVKYPADIAIRWLTYKNESGGLLDFEYKHFERQTINIRKGQHPDEMYLVNDAKTCKIFSSQSGALSFIRDNHGAEILAKITCEDSAVYVSLPDSSVFPNVREAYRLISDQAFRRVYGPFTVNVGLPVALNEGDEIKLGRVKLVVRHLAYNTKESISYLHNLINEETPESSSSIEDNTPSEPEKAYSQVNKDAEYDLKITKRSTETITCSDLPSTRTNVTQDNASFNENLLAGNTCRICLCDDDDASGPLITPCKCKGTLTYVHLACIRSWIKGRLNCYDGNGSPNVSYFWQKLHCELCGASYPSYINIDNKETEFVDIEQPNPPYAVLEPENSIDRGYFIVSLAKKDAIIGRGHDCDVRLTDISVSRLHSRLYFSNGHFIIEDKKSKFGTMIHNSTPIKSQVIPGAPICLKVGNGILCISMKKAWRPFALCCSGASSEGARFIV; this is encoded by the exons ATGGAGAAACCTGgttttgtaaaataccCGGCAGATATTGCCATAAGATGGCTAACATACAAGAACGAATCCGGTGGTCTGTTGGATTTCGAATATAAACACTTTGAACGCCAAACAATAAACATAAGGAAGGGACAACATC CCGATGAAATGTACTTGGTCAACGATGCCAAGACTTGTAAGATCTTCTCAAGTCAAAGCGGCGCTTTGTCGTTCATAAGGGACAACCACGGTGCCGAGATATTAGCAAAAATAACATGCGAAGATTCTGCTGTCTATGTTTCGCTCCCTGATTCCTCGGTATTTCCGAACGTTAGAGAAGCGTACAGACTTATAAGTGACCAAGCGTTCAGAAGGGTTTATGGCCCTTTTACAGTTAATGTCGGCCTTCCTGTTGCTCTCAATGAGGGTGATGAAATTAAGCTTGGGAGGGTAAAGTTGGTTGTACGACATCTTGCGTATAATACGAAAGAATCTATCTCTTATTTACATAATTTGATCAATGAAGAAACTCCAGAATCTAGCTCTAGCATTGAAGACAATACCCCAAGTGAACCTGAAAAGGCTTATTCCCAGGTCAATAAAGATGCAGAATATGATTTGAAAATAACTAAAAGATCGACTGAGACGATCACATGTTCCGATCTTCCTAGTACACGTACAAATGTAACGCAAGATAATGCATCATTCAACGAAAACCTCTTGGCGGGAAACACATGTCGCATATGTCTCTGTGATGATGACGATGCTTCAGGACCCCTTATAACTCCATGTAAGTGCAAAGGAACCCTGACGTACGTACATTTGGCTTGTATACGATCTTGGATTAAGGGTCGTCTTAACTGCTACGATGGAAACGGGTCACCTAATGTAAGTTACTTTTGGCAAAAACTCCATTGCGAACTATGTGGAGCCTCCTATCCGTCGTATATTAATATTGACAACAAGGAAACAGAATTCGTTGATATAGAACAACCCAATCCTCCTTATGCAGTTCTTGAACCTGAAAATTCCATCGATAGGGGATATTTTATTGTGAGCTTAGCTAAGAAGGATGCAATAATAGGAAGAGGCCACGACTGTGATGTAAGACTAACAGATATATCGGTTTCGAGATTACATTCTCGTTTGTATTTCTCAAATGGACACTTCATCATCGAAGATAAAAAGAGTAAATTCGGCACAATGATTCACAACTCAACCCCGATAAAGAGCCAGGTAATTCCTGGAGCCCCAATTTGCCTTAAGGTTGGCAATGGAATTCTGTGTATATCAATGAAGAAGGCATGGAGGCCATTTGCTTTGTGCTGCAGTGGTGCATCCTCAGAGGGCGCACGATTTATTGTTTAA
- a CDS encoding hypothetical protein (encoded by transcript BEWA_006210A), whose translation MRVFRHKISHEICRLHWKTNKFSFDFPYFGGLCKFSTDSSHEFFKYRIESHTSSSTVEHNITSCQSIEDVCELFKKNRQRLSANDLIILLSRIIEVSTKTADKLPEYQDNLWIPTPFCLIPLARLYGRINILDTDKRVSEIYTDIIHKFDCFTPTQVLYINKFGDYIKGYHNNIISSSSEKLISSQIWNLDTDDLCRAGSVLASKSNDIEFVKLFTHVVLGKLIYMSHEQRGFIFKIMANSKKCSSLFLDGVSRYVLKKDFFSDSDTISILSGYAKRQSSCPSVFLKALLEKSLALDFSKINQTELYDLIWASCKYSNGLEEIFSRAHDLLLHSIDKISAKSLSMLIWSFGNSKFDSQHLFNALEKRAIDVSDNMTPSNIAICVYWLSRKLARGTKASFHENVEGVIISNIAHFNGLDLAMLASGYVDIRAGSAALHQCIQESCLKYSDDIPADCITKILRSYATIVGRESLFTSFQFHFLERIHQFPTHELCTVLWSFAVMRFYDPLFWKECIQTINFEDVIDNNRCYLLFPALSIVTEMQPELISPEVLRLLNHTRSSFWKAQIRDFSEETSEQVKRILSELSEIDDICICTDKMGFLVDISFKRNSKEFAVLLYSDYDTFGENNRPTGAMLLKERFLRNRGLFIC comes from the coding sequence ATGAGAGTATTTAGACACAAAATTAGTCATGAGATTTGCCGTCTACACtggaaaacaaacaaatTTAGCTTTGactttccatattttggGGGTCTATGCAAGTTTTCCACAGATTCATCTCATGAATTCTTCAAATATCGCATAGAATCGCAcacatcttcatcaacTGTGGAACATAACATTACAAGTTGCCAATCAATTGAAGATGTGTGCGAATTATTTAAAAAAAATCGCCAAAGACTCTCTGCGAATGACTTGATTATTCTGCTTTCTAGGATAATAGAAGTATCTACTAAAACCGCAGACAAATTACCAGAATACCAGGACaatttgtggattccaACTCCATTCTGTTTGATACCTCTTGCGAGACTTTATGGAAGGATTAATATACTGGATACCGACAAGAGAGTTTCTGAGATATACACAGATATAATCCACAAATTCGATTGTTTTACACCAACTCAAGTACTCTATATCAACAAGTTTGGAGATTATATAAAGGGTTATCATAATAATATCATCAGTTCTAGCTCTGAGAAACTAATTAGCTCTCAGATTTGGAATCTCGACACCGATGATTTATGTAGAGCAGGATCAGTATTGGCTTCTAAAAGTAATGATATTGAGTTTGTAAAATTATTTACACACGTTGTTCTTGGAAAATTAATATATATGAGCCATGAACAAAGAggttttatatttaaaataatggcaaattccaaaaagtgTTCATCACTGTTTTTGGATGGAGTTAGCAGATATGTACTCAAGAAAGATTTTTTTAGTGATTCAGATACTATATCAATACTTTCTGGTTATGCAAAAAGACAGTCTTCATGCCCTTCAGTATTTTTAAAAGCTTTATTGGAAAAATCGTTAGCTCTTGATTTCAGCAAAATAAACCAAACAGAACTCTATGACCTTATTTGGGCCTCTTGTAAATATTCTAACGGTCTAGAAGAGATTTTTTCAAGGGCACATGATTTGCTGTTGCATAGTATCGACAAAATATCCGCAAAGAGTTTGTCAATGTTGATTTGGTCTTTCGGCAATTCAAAATTTGATTCTCAGCATCTATTTAATGCTCTAGAGAAGAGAGCCATTGATGTTTCTGATAATATGACACCAAGTAACATTGCGATCTGTGTTTATTGGTTGTCTAGAAAACTAGCCAGGGGGACTAAAGCATCTTTTCATGAAAATGTTGAGGGTGTCATCATTTCAAATATAGCTCATTTCAACGGGTTAGATTTAGCAATGTTGGCGTCAGGGTATGTGGACATAAGAGCTGGATCAGCAGCTCTACATCAATGTATCCAAGAATcatgtttaaaatattctgaTGATATTCCCGCGGATTGTATCACGAAGATATTGCGTTCTTATGCCACTATTGTTGGAAGAGAATCATTATTTACATCATTTCAGTTTCATTTTTTGGAGAGAATTCATCAATTTCCGACTCATGAACTGTGTACAGTCTTATGGAGTTTCGCAGTCATGCGTTTTTATGATCCACTATTTTGGAAGGAATGCATACAAACAataaattttgaagatGTTATTGATAATAATAGATGTTATTTGTTGTTTCCGGCATTATCTATTGTTACGGAAATGCAGCCAGAATTAATTTCCCCTGAAGTACTTCGCTTGTTGAATCACACTAGATCTTCCTTCTGGAAAGCTCAAATTCGTGATTTCTCTGAGGAGACTTCGGAACAAGTCAAGCGAATACTCTCGGAACTCAGTGAAATAGACGATATATGCATATGCACGGACAAAATGGGTTTCTTAGTAGACATTTCATTTAAACGCAACTCCAAAGAGTTTGCAGTATTACTATACTCAGACTACGATACAtttggagaaaataatCGGCCGACAGGCGCAATGTTGCTAAAGGAACGCTTCCTGCGAAACCgtggtttgtttatttgcTAA